The proteins below are encoded in one region of Silene latifolia isolate original U9 population chromosome 2, ASM4854445v1, whole genome shotgun sequence:
- the LOC141632508 gene encoding germin-like protein subfamily 1 member 1 gives MKTKIKKQIFLVLVLFLLLGLVSADPNSIIDYCIADTSSPHYISNGPTCLSPNSACSSHFTTSALSKPGNTTANKFGFSVILTTNLNLPGHRTQGLSMARIDIAPNGLVPPHSHPRASEVTTCLKGEILLGFIDTSNKMYTQKLRPGESYVFPKGLIHFLYNVDKNSPAVAISGLSSENPGTQIASISNFASTPTMPTFVLEKAFKIDAQEVNRISNHLKG, from the coding sequence atgaaaacaaaaatcaagaaacaaatttttttggttttggttCTCTTCTTGTTATTGGGCCTAGTCAGTGCGGATCCAAATTCAATTATAGATTATTGCATTGCCGATACATCAAGCCCACACTACATTTCAAATGGTCCGACTTGCTTGAGCCCAAACTCCGCATGCTCATCCCACTTCACAACTTCTGCTTTATCCAAACCTGGTAATACTACCGCGAATAAATTTGGATTTAGTGTCATCCTAACCACAAACCTAAACCTCCCGGGCCACCGTACCCAGGGCCTAAGCATGGCTCGGATTGATATCGCTCCAAATGGGCTGGTCCCACCTCACTCGCACCCACGGGCCTCGGAAGTGACCACTTGTCTTAAGGGGGAGATATTATTGGGCTTTATCGACACGTCCAACAAGATGTATACACAAAAGTTGAGGCCCGGTGAGTCGTATGTGTTCCCAAAAGGGCTGATCCACTTCCTTTATAATGTGGATAAGAATAGCCCAGCAGTTGCTATTTCTGGGCTAAGTAGTGAAAATCCTGGTACCCAAATTGCTTCAATTTCTAACTTTGCTAGTACACCAACTATGCCAACTTTTGTGTTGGAAAAGGCCTTTAAGATTGATGCCCAAGAGGTAAACCGGATTAGCAATCACCTTAAAGGATAG
- the LOC141644226 gene encoding formin-like protein 4 — MAIQTKGVSLLLTFVVFLNSFSICQSSSLQYVETFYPSSPQATPPSFPPHNASPPRPPPSKHPMSLPTAAGVASASTLVTVGLLFFLCNKSARHRKDGSSDGGGGGCAAVNPYPVATAVTDDGTGGAAAEAGMMEGNVEKLIVDHKVNLVDGLQTATVVALPPPPPLPPPIPCKKGPAPPPPPPPKKGGASASPRPPLPPKRSPSGNDVVDDGTEDKSNQVKLKPLHWEKVNVVNRHHSMVWDNIEHGSFQYNGDMMEALFGKAATTQNPTKDGNSSDVKNTSQNPVAKISIFDSRRSQNIAIVIRSLGGIQMKELIEGLLEGKGLNVQILEKLTRIALPEEEKTKILSFDGEVERLCDAESFLYRLLKAVPLAFTRINAMLFRYTYDSEIEQLKVTLQTLETACGELRNPGVFLKLLEAVLKAGNRVNAGTARGEAKAFNLTALLKLSDYKSSDGKSTLLHFVVHEVARNEGRRWLTKNQSPVTNPCELKLNSDQQKEFLKVGLPIVRGLSSEFSNVKKSAIIDYHTLSDISSLGARLDETRELILHCGAESGQEEFIKEMEEFLRGAEAEIKVVQEEESRVIELVKKTTQYYQSGAFKEKRPLELFAIVRDFLGMVDKACINISKELEEKKANSAGTGSLAPPSSLALPPSTPDVTCVKISEDLEDKKADSFGNDSLAPPSSLALPSTPDFTCVNVSKDLEDEKANSAEKDSLAPPSSLALPSTPDFTCVDTGKDLEDKKANSAGNDSLAPSSSLALPSTPDVTCINISKDLEDKNANSAGNDSLAPPSSLASTSTPDLLTTQGTFLRLPDYSISEKSNGSGSDDDF, encoded by the exons ATGGCAATTCAAACTAAGGGAGTTTCTCTCTTACTCACATTCGTCGTCTTCCTGAATTCATTCTCAATTTGTCAATCAAGTTCACTTCAATATGTAGAAACATTCTACCCTTCATCCCCACAGGCTACGCCACCGTCATTCCCTCCACATAATGCCTCTCCACCACGACCACCCCCGTCCAAGCATCCAATGTCGTTACCAACAGCAGCCGGTGTGGCCTCAGCAAGCACTCTTGTTACAGTCGGACTGCTTTTCTTCCTGTGCAACAAGTCTGCACGGCACAGGAAGGACGGAAGTAgtgacggtggtggtggcggttgTGCAGCTGTTAATCCTTACCCTGTCGCGACAGCTGTCACAGATGACGGTACAGGAGGTGCAGCAGCAGAAGCGGGAATGATGGAAGGAAATGTCGAAAAACTGATAGTTGACCACAAAGTCAACTTGGTTGATGGTCTACAAACTGCTACTGTGGTGGCTCTGCCACCTCCACCACCTCTGCCACCGCCAATCCCGTGTAAGAAAGGTCCGGCACCTCCACCCCCGCCGCCTCCCAAAAAAGGTGGTGCATCAGCGTCACCAAGGCCACCACTTCCACCAAAGAGATCGCCAAGCGGGAATGATGTCGTAGATGATGGAACAGAAGACAAGAGTAATCAGGTCAAACTTAAGCCATTACATTGGGAAAAAGTCAATGTCGTCAATCGGCATCATTCTATGGtttgggacaatattgagcatgGTTCTTTCCA ATATAATGGTGATATGATGGAAGCTCTCTTTGGTAAGGCTGCTACAACTCAAAACCCTacaaaagatggcaattctaGTGATGTAAAGAATACATCCCAAAACCCGGTAGCCAAAATCTCCATTTTTGATTCCCGGCGTTCCCAAAACATTGCCATTGTGATTCGGTCTTTAGGAGGGATCCAGATGAAGGAATTGATTGAAGGGTTACTAGAAGGAAAAGGACTTAAtgtacaaatccttgagaaactaacaagaatagctcTTCCTGAAGAGGAGAAGACGAAAATACTTTCATTTGACGGTGAAGTAGAAAGGCTCTGTGATGCTGAATCCTTTCTGTACCGTCTCCTGAAGGCTGTTCCCTTGGCCTTCACTCGGATTAATGCCATGCTTTTCCGATACACCTATGACTCTGAGATTGAACAGTTGAAGGTTACACTCCAAACTCTTGAGACTGCTTGCGGTGAGCTTCGTAACCCAGGAGTGTTCTTGAAACTTCTGGAAGCTGTTCTGAAAGCCGGAAATAGGGTGAATGCTGGGACCGCCAGAGGGGAGGCTAAGGCGTTCAACCTTACCGCTTTGCTCAAGCTGTCGGACTATAAAAGCAGTGACGGGAAAAGTACCTTGCTACATTTTGTTGTCCATGAGGTTGCTAGAAACGAGGGGAGACGGTGGCTTACGAAAAATCAAAGTCCGGTCACGAATCCGTGTGAACTCAAACTGAACTCTGATCAACAAAAGGAGTTTTTGAAGGTAGGGTTGCCAATTGTTCGAGGGTTAAGCTCGGAATTTTCAAATGTCAAGAAATCGGCCATTATTGACTACCACACCCTATCAGACATCAGTTCTTTGGGAGCTCGGTTAGATGAGACCCGGGAACTAATACTCCATTGTGGAGCCGAAAGTGGCCAGGAAGAGTTCATTAAGGAAATGGAAGAGTTTTTACGAGGAGCCGAGGCAGAGATAAAGGTGGTCCAAGAAGAAGAGAGTAGAGTGATTGAGTTGGTAAAGAAGACAACACAGTATTACCAATCAGGAGCATTTAAAGAGAAGCGGCCGCTAGAGTTGTTTGCCATAGTAAGGGATTTTCTAGGCATGGTTGATAAAGCTTGCATTAACATTAGTAAGGAACTGGAAGAAAAGAAAGCTAATTCAGCCGGTACTGGCTCCTTAGCTCCACCCTCGTCTCTAGCATTACCACCCTCAACACCTGACGTTACATGCGTTAAAATTAGTGAGGATCTGGAAGACAAGAAAGCTGATTCATTTGGGAATGACTCCTTAGCTCCACCCTCGTCTCTAGCATTACCCTCGACACCTGACTTTACATGTGTTAACGTCAGTAAGGATCTGGAAGACGAGAAAGCTAATTCAGCCGAGAAGGACTCATTAGCTCCACCCTCGTCTCTAGCATTACCCTCAACACCTGACTTTACATGTGTGGACACTGGTAAGGATCTGGAAGACAAGAAAGCTAATTCAGCCGGGAATGACTCCTTAGCTCCATCCTCGTCTCTAGCATTACCCTCAACCCCTGACGTTACATGCATTAACATTAGTAAGGATTTGGAAGACAAGAATGCTAATTCAGCCGGGAATGACTCCTTAGCTCCGCCCTCGTCTCTAGCATCAACCTCAACCCCCGACCTGTTAACGACTCAAGGGACTTTTCTGAGACTACCGGATTATTCCATATCCGAAAAATCAAATGGAAGTGGTTCAGACGATGATTTCTGA
- the LOC141644227 gene encoding uncharacterized protein LOC141644227, with translation MGESVVESPKVEFKMGETVTSVPTFQQSVSFGRFELDSLCWEKWSTFPTNKYLDEVEKCSTPGSVAQKKAYFEAHYKGIAARRAELLLDQERERATELANPDDSAVMSSGCNSSEKELNNGNSVNKIDQRENDIVRFNGEVIVEHVSVNSDGGSTDSEVSIEHVHVDQDTFGVSNQENEALDLSSDMNEHIDGTLTVNDISEPGNLTGEKWEDVHDFDNGDRIIHIHEVSEAGRTEVVTEDNDQVKDVILDEVVKKEVIEHLGEPNDGPDLVKGSDKSLEEEVPDEDLCLTLKIPELGQRSKPVSVTEVVTPIGDELPQEKVKRTITEEKPKNLIKSATPKKMQKATSVKKTTTTTTTTTNAKAKPASPIPKRATVPMPKSPMLPTPKSVKPELTKVTKSANRLLDKKEIGVTPLSSKKSIGPRSKRVVPASLHMSLNLGPMNSNQESLTRKSLIMEKMGDKDIVKRAFKSFQNTPQTTPSSLTKSPATNQSVSRKAESKGSPANTLPKKNAVVKKNGGAGQRNVNPISASFGPRIQVEGNVQKEVSKKPEFKPRSIACEATNLQSKLKVDKASQVKNPSQSIDSKPKLSSSYNRRIAGSVHKDKSTSKIQASG, from the exons ATGGGTGAATCAGTAGTGGAGTCTCCAAAAGTTGAGTTTAAG ATGGGTGAGACTGTTACAAGTGTGCCTACATTTCAACAGTCAGTGTCATTTGGTAGATTTGAGCTTGATTCCCTTTGTTGGGAGAAATGGTCAACTTTCCCAACAAACAAGTATCTCGATGAAGTCGAGAAGTGTTCAACTCCTGGCTCAGTAGCTCAAAAGAAGGCCTATTTTGAGGCTCATTACAAAGGTATTGCAGCTCGAAGAGCTGAATTGTTGTTGGATCAGGAACGGGAGAGGGCAACTGAGTTGGCAAATCCGGATGATTCAGCTGTTATGAGCTCGGGTTGTAATTCTAGTGAGAAAGAGCTAAATAATGGGAACTCTGTTAATAAAATCGATCAAAGGGAGAATGATATAGTCAGATTTAACGGTGAGGTAATTGTTGAGCATGTTTCTGTGAATAGTGATGGTGGCAGTACTGATAGTGAGGTGAGTATTGAGCATGTTCATGTGGATCAGGATACGTTTGGTGTTTCCAATCAAGAGAATGAAGCTTTGGATCTCTCTAGCGACATGAATGAGCATATTGACGGTACTCTTACTGTCAATGATATAAGTGAACCGGGAAATCTCACAGGAGAGAAGTGGGAGGATGTCCATGATTTTGACAATGGTGATAGAATCATTCATATTCATGAAGTAAGTGAAGCGGGGAGGACTGAGGTCGTCACAGAGGATAATGATCAAGTTAAAGATGTTATACTTGATGAAGTAGTGAAAAAAGAGGTGATTGAACATCTTGGTGAACCAAATGACGGACCTGACTTGGTCAAAGGAAGTGATAAGTCGCTGGAGGAAGAAGTTCCTGATGAAGATTTgtgtctcacattgaaaattcCTGAGTTAGGCCAGCGGTCGAAACCGGTTTCTGTGACAGAAGTCGTGACTCCTATAGGTGATGAATTGCCTCAAGAAAAGGTCAAGCGAACAATCACAGAGGAGAAACCCAAAAATCTAATAAAATCAGCCACTCCAAAGAAAATGCAGAAG GCAACATCGGTAAAGAAGACTACGACTACGACTACGACTACGACAAATGCCAAAGCTAAACCAGCATCACCAATTCCTAAAAGGGCTACTGTACCTATGCCAAAATCACCGATGTTACCCACTCCTAAGTCAGTGAAACCTGAGTTGACTAAAGTGACCAAGTCTGCAAATCGTCTCTTGGATAAGAAGGAAATAGGCGTTACCCCGCTGTCTAGCAAGAAATCAATTGGACCTCGTAGCAAGAGGGTAGTTCCTGCATCCCTGCACATGTCTCTCAATTTGGGACCAATGAATTCTAATCAAGAATCACTCACAAGAAAATCGTTGATCATGGAAAAGATGGGAGATAAAGACATAGTAAAACGAGCATTCAAGTCATTTCAAAATACTCCTCAAACGACTCCCTCCAGTTTGACCAAATCACCTGCAACAAATCAG TCAGTCTCAAGGAAAGCCGAGTCAAAGGGTTCCCCAGCTAACACCCTTCCAAAGAAAAATGCCGT TGTAAAAAAGAATGGTGGTGCTGGTCAGAGAAATGTGAACCCCATTTCGGCTTCTTTTGGCCCAAGAATTCAAGTAGAGGGAAACGTTCAGAAAGAG GTTTCCAAAAAGCCGGAGTTCAAACCCAGAAGCATTGCATGTGAGGCAACCAACCTGCAGTCAAAACTAAAG GTGGATAAAGCTTCCCAAGTTAAAAATCCAAGCCAGAGCATTGACTCTAAGCCCAAGCTTTCATCAAGCTATAATCGCAGAATTGCGGGATCTGTACATAAG GATAAAAGTACAAGTAAGATACAAGCGTCTGGCTAA
- the LOC141644225 gene encoding two-component response regulator ARR7-like isoform X2 → MFNLASARTGVVSGRRWKSDSAIDLGPSDAVSEAHVLAVDDSLIDRKVIERLLKTTSCKVTAVDSGMRALEFLGLDAEQRTSVVAGLKIDLIITDYCMPGMTGYELLKKIKESSSFKETPVVIMSSENVIARIDRCLEEGAEDFILKPVKLSDVKRLRDYMSKDEKSNNKETMINNKRKQMEVSDNSSNISSRSSSPSSPPSSQTPSISPSSSIISMTSNTTSPSTPSSPCGPFDSASPPSSPSGPSDSPSRRLRMTVDDDEEEEEEQLIVEEATIIINP, encoded by the exons ATGTTTAACTTGGCGTCAGCGAGAACCGGTGTCGTTTCGGGTCGGAGGTGGAAATCCGACTCCGCTATTGATCTCGGACCGTCCGATGCGGTCTCTGAAGCTCATGTTTTAGCCGTTGATGATAGTCTCATTGATCGGAAAGTTATTGAGAGATTGCTTAAAACTACTTCTTGTAAAG TAACTGCGGTCGATAGTGGTATGAGAGCTCTAGAATTTCTTGGATTGGATGCAGAACAAAGGACCTCTGTTGTTGCT GGATTAAAGATTGATTTAATTATAACTGATTACTGCATGCCTGGGATGACTGGCTATGAACTCCTCAAGAAAATTAAG GAATCATCAAGCTTCAAGGAAACTCCTGTAGTAATCATGTCTTCCGAAAACGTCATTGCTCGAATCGATAG GTGTTTAGAAGAAGGAGCAGAGGATTTCATACTAAAACCAGTAAAATTATCCGATGTTAAACGTCTACGAGACTACATGAGCAAAGACGAAAAATCAAACAACAAAGAAACCATGATTAACAATAAGCGAAAGCAAATGGAAGTCTCCGATAATTCCTCGAATATTTCTTCAAGATCTTCTTCCCCGTCCTCACCGCCGTCGTCTCAAACTCCGTCTATTTCGCCTTCGTCTTCAATTATATCAATGACTTCAAATACAACCTCACCTTCCACACCTTCCTCGCCTTGTGGACCGTTTGATTCAGCGTCTCCGCCTTCCTCGCCTTCTGGACCGTCTGATTCTCCGTCTAGACGGCTTAGGATGACCgtcgatgatgatgaggaggaggaggaagagcagTTAATTGTTGAGGAAGCAACGATTATAATAAATCCGTGA
- the LOC141641923 gene encoding uncharacterized protein LOC141641923, protein MVWNVQGTGNKNKISAIKEVVRTYRPTVLALLETHKDGVHAENVRKILGYTGHARVDAIGFSGGIWLYWHPEVVSVSPITHHNQFITVEIARHGSPPWFFSAVYASPNPHNRLELWSELEKYAHSHNLPWMLAGDFNETRSVQERHGGDQNMIRRCNAFNNWIDDCELIELEFSGPLHTWAREGVDDSLADIPYNIFQEFSNEHWDWLNKSYSQAEIERAIFDMGSLKAPGPDGFQALFYQKHWPVVKDDVCAMVITALEGKGLPEGMNDTNLVLIPKVRPQNVCLNFDP, encoded by the exons ATGGTGTGGAATGTTCAGGGGACCGGGAATAAGAATAAAATTAGCGCTATTAAAGAAGTAGTCAGAACATATAGGCCTACTGTTCTCGCCCTTCTTGAGACCCATAAGGATGGGGTCCATGCTGAGAATGTTAGGAAAATTCTGGGATATACGGGACATGCTCGAGTAGATGCCATTGGTTTTAGTGGCGGTATTTGGTTATATTGGCACCCCGAGGTAGTATCCGTTTCACCAATTACTCACCATAATCAGTTCATCACGGTTGAGATTGCTCGTCATGGAAGCCCTCCATGGTTCTTTTCAGCGGTTTATGCTAGTCCTAACCCCCATAACCGGCTCGAACTTTGGTCTGAATTGGAAAAATACGCTCATTCTCATAACCTCCCTTGGATGTTAGCGGGGGATTTTAATGAAACAAGATCAGTTCAAGAACGGCATGGCGGAGACCAGAACATGATCCGTCGTTGTAATGCGTTTAATAATTGGATCGATGACTGTGAATTGATTGAATTGGAGTTCTCTGGTCCTCTACACACGTGGGCAAGAG AGGGTGTCGATGATAGTTTAGCTGATATCCCCTATAATATTTTCCAAGAATTCAGCAATGAGCATTGGGACTGGCTTAATAAGAGTTATTCACAGGCGGAAATAGAGAGAGCAATCTTTGATATGGGCTCCCTAAAAGCACCAGGTCCGGACGGCTTTCAAGCTTTATTTTATCAAAAACATTGGCCCGTTGTCAAAGACGATGTTTGCGCAATGGTAATAACGGCTCTAGAAGGCAAAGGATTACCAGAGGGAATGAATGATACAAATCTTGTTCTTATTCCCAAAGTAAGGCCCCAGAATGTGTGTCTCAATTTCGACCCATAA
- the LOC141644225 gene encoding two-component response regulator ARR7-like isoform X1, with protein sequence MFNLASARTGVVSGRRWKSDSAIDLGPSDAVSEAHVLAVDDSLIDRKVIERLLKTTSCKVTAVDSGMRALEFLGLDAEQRTSVVAGLKIDLIITDYCMPGMTGYELLKKIKQESSSFKETPVVIMSSENVIARIDRCLEEGAEDFILKPVKLSDVKRLRDYMSKDEKSNNKETMINNKRKQMEVSDNSSNISSRSSSPSSPPSSQTPSISPSSSIISMTSNTTSPSTPSSPCGPFDSASPPSSPSGPSDSPSRRLRMTVDDDEEEEEEQLIVEEATIIINP encoded by the exons ATGTTTAACTTGGCGTCAGCGAGAACCGGTGTCGTTTCGGGTCGGAGGTGGAAATCCGACTCCGCTATTGATCTCGGACCGTCCGATGCGGTCTCTGAAGCTCATGTTTTAGCCGTTGATGATAGTCTCATTGATCGGAAAGTTATTGAGAGATTGCTTAAAACTACTTCTTGTAAAG TAACTGCGGTCGATAGTGGTATGAGAGCTCTAGAATTTCTTGGATTGGATGCAGAACAAAGGACCTCTGTTGTTGCT GGATTAAAGATTGATTTAATTATAACTGATTACTGCATGCCTGGGATGACTGGCTATGAACTCCTCAAGAAAATTAAG CAGGAATCATCAAGCTTCAAGGAAACTCCTGTAGTAATCATGTCTTCCGAAAACGTCATTGCTCGAATCGATAG GTGTTTAGAAGAAGGAGCAGAGGATTTCATACTAAAACCAGTAAAATTATCCGATGTTAAACGTCTACGAGACTACATGAGCAAAGACGAAAAATCAAACAACAAAGAAACCATGATTAACAATAAGCGAAAGCAAATGGAAGTCTCCGATAATTCCTCGAATATTTCTTCAAGATCTTCTTCCCCGTCCTCACCGCCGTCGTCTCAAACTCCGTCTATTTCGCCTTCGTCTTCAATTATATCAATGACTTCAAATACAACCTCACCTTCCACACCTTCCTCGCCTTGTGGACCGTTTGATTCAGCGTCTCCGCCTTCCTCGCCTTCTGGACCGTCTGATTCTCCGTCTAGACGGCTTAGGATGACCgtcgatgatgatgaggaggaggaggaagagcagTTAATTGTTGAGGAAGCAACGATTATAATAAATCCGTGA